A region of the Cannabis sativa cultivar Pink pepper isolate KNU-18-1 chromosome 3, ASM2916894v1, whole genome shotgun sequence genome:
ttacggatcacgggactactgactgtcacaatcacccccttacagggttcgacgtcctcgtcgaccacacttccggctgggtcaaggctctgataccatttgtaacgtccccgcttcaagcctccattgggcccttacacccacggactgaatggctcttatacacgagtacgtcactatggctgcttcatggactgatgactgaccctacagaccaacacgaatgttttcagcgtgctttgtcctcactcacacgcttcctgggaaaacttcccaggaggtcacccatccttgaaattgctccaggccaagcacgcttaactgtgaagttctttcgagatgggctaccgaaaaacaagatgcaccttgttgatataggtagtaccaatcaatccatttaagctctattcaactgtgtagtcccatacctacacagtcttagaatcatcccacttgaccttccccaggcggtgtgagattgtacagcttacccggtatttccccttacggatcacgggactactgactgtcacacgaAAATAGTTAAATATGAGTTTTGGgcaaaaaattagtttttttgtcAGGCTCGATAGTGGTCCGATGCCTTCCTGTTGTTAAATGAGTAAAGGTTGAAGATGAAGGTTCGATGGTGGTCTGATGGTAGCTCAATGATATGGTCCGATAGGAGTTCGATGATGGTCTGATGCCTTCCTAACGAGCCTAATAAATAGAGCTTAACATCTATAAATGTAAATATAGTCTGATAGTGGTCCGATAgtcacctgatgctactttacttatgtacaaaaatatatatataaaaaaaaaatgagtagcATCAGGCCACCATCGAACCCCCATCAAACCACTATCAGTATAAATAGGAagggaaatttaattttctatacttacatatacttaatattttattcctaaactaatacatatcaccattgaaaatatatgatcactttatttaaaacccaaaaatacccctctcataacTCAACCCCATCTCTCTCGCATTTCAGCACatccatcggaccccatcggacccacaaATTTTTTCCCAACCTGCACATGCATCGGATCCCCCCCCCCCATCGGACCTGTCGGACCCAAACTGAAATTTTTCCAACTCGCAAGCATCGGACCCCCCGCCCACCGGACCCGTCGGGcccaaccacattttttttcccAACTCGCAAGCATCGaacccccatcggaccccatcgggccATCATCTTCCCCAAACTGCAATTTTCCCAAATCCCAAATCTAAACCTAAAATCGAACCTAAATCTAACAAAACTCACGGTGcacacataaacacatacatTATACATTATAACCCTAAAATCAATACCTATCAATACTTCAAATCATatatcacacacacacacaaaaaaaataataacaaaaaaaagggGCCGACGGTGTAGGCGGTAGGTGGTGGGAGAGAAGTGCTCGGTTTTGGTTTGGGAGGGGGCTGGTGTTGTAGACGGTGGTGAGGGGCCGACGTTGTGGATGGTGGTGGGGGGGGGGGGTTTAGGTTGTAGTTCAGTTTGGGTTGTAGACAAgcagagagagagggagatggGGTTGAGTTATGAGAGAGGTATTTTTAGGTTTtagataaagtggtcatatattttcaatagtGATATGTATAAGTTTAGGGataaaatattaggtatatgtaagtataaaaaatctgtgttttgcaaaaattacagattggaccttctatttttttaaatgataaaatggaccctatattttctaaaattgtaaaaataggaccctgagcttaatttttgacaatttttttttaatacaaccaacttgaagacaattcctaatatgaacagatacaaaaaatgtaaacagttttgtcatagcacttttagatcgaattctaattaaactttaaaaattaattcaaggtcctatttgtactattttagaaaatacagtgtccattttgtcatttaacaaaacacagggtccaattgataacttttgcaaaacacgtccaaaatagtatttaccatttatttaatcttaataaatttgtattcaaaaatttaatatacaccAAAACTATACacataaattcaaatttcaccATACACCACTCCATCTAGACTCTAGACTAGAACAAATACATACAAATTAGCTTAGCAAAGCTAAcatcatcatcctcatcatcatcaATGCATCATCCTCATCATCCGTACAATCAAATGACGCGTGTCCCTATCTCATCGTCCTCCAGACAACGCGGTTTCCTCATCTCCCTCCCCAAAAAacactctttctttcttctccaCCGTCCTATATAAGTCTCCATTAATGACCCCTTCAATCTCTTCTCCATTTATTTCTTGACTCACTCTCTTCAAAGTCCATTCCTTTGACTCCATTCACTCACACACCACAACAAACATAACTCACTCTCACCACTGTGTTCCTTCCTTTAACGCGTTTTCATGGCTTCAGAGAATTTAGCCACTACTACTATTGACCCATGGGTCTTCAAACCCACTTCCCTCTCCGCCGATTCTTGGTTCTCCGATCTTCTCAACAGAGACGCAGATTCCATAATTACCAAAGCCCTTCAAAAATCCATAGCTAATTCTTCACCTCCTCCTGACCTAATTCTTCACACCCAAACTCTTTCACTTCCTCAACCCTCTTCCACAACCACGACCATGAATAATACTACAACTACTTCTAACACCATCACCGGAAAGATTTCCAAAAGAAAATCCAGAGCCACGAAGAGATCCAACACCACTTTCATAACAGCCGACCCTGCTAATTTCCGACAAATGGTTCAGCAAGTAACCGGCGTAAGATTCGGCTCGGCTCCTTTCTCTACATCGACTTCGGCGCCTATACTTAAACCTGAGCCGCAAAGAGCTTGCAGCAGCCGTTTTCCGATCGCTAACGGTTGCCTTCCGACTCTTGACACGTCAGCGTTTTTGCTGGATCAGCCGCCGTTGGTGCCGCTCTCTAGTTTTTCTCCGGTGAGTATGGGATTGGGAGGTGTTGGTGAGGTTGGATTGGAATTGGAGAGTTTGCCGAGTTTTCCTACTTTGGAATCATGGAAAGTGATGTGATTATGGGATTGGATTAGGTTttgtggtgatgatgatgatgatgatgatgatctctGTTCTTGTAATGTAAGCCATGTTAGGCAGTTCGTTtgttttatgtaattatatCTTAATTATCTTCTTATTTTAACcttttgatgtatttttttttcctttgattaGTAAGTAAACAAATGTTTAGAAATTATATCTTGAGTTTTTTCTTGGGTTATGTTAGTTTGAGAGAACAATATAATTATGCAATTATGTATGTAACATTAATTAtaacaataattttaattagtttacaTATGTAACATTAATTATAACCATAATTGTGCATTACAACAACCAC
Encoded here:
- the LOC115710005 gene encoding calmodulin-binding protein 25, producing MASENLATTTIDPWVFKPTSLSADSWFSDLLNRDADSIITKALQKSIANSSPPPDLILHTQTLSLPQPSSTTTTMNNTTTTSNTITGKISKRKSRATKRSNTTFITADPANFRQMVQQVTGVRFGSAPFSTSTSAPILKPEPQRACSSRFPIANGCLPTLDTSAFLLDQPPLVPLSSFSPVSMGLGGVGEVGLELESLPSFPTLESWKVM